The following proteins are co-located in the Acinetobacter sp. NCu2D-2 genome:
- a CDS encoding hybrid sensor histidine kinase/response regulator has translation MNSWLIIGVLALYIAILFICAFFGEKHASRLSTRGRMLLFSLTLGVYCSSWTFYGATGAAVREGIIFLPIYLGPLLFVALGYDIWRRLGRVRQNHAISSIADFVAARYGKSGPLASLVTILAVIAIIPYLALQLRAIALSAAVILEPTAGITSTTNGVLLLTGILAILAMIFGTRQIANTEQHGGLMLAVAFESFVKLFALLAVACFFMFDSPANVAQISNDISTTFRDVQLFGVPESFWIQTLLAALAIICLPRQFHVAVVELRDEKHIRGARRWFTVYLILTTLAIIPIASWALHAAPQYLAIPDVAVLSLPLSYNQDWLTLLAFLGGFSASTGMLLVSSVALSIMLSNDLIMPALWRFKFISRHDKRLPLVLKFTRRICILGVMLFGFLFYNFFNDINQLSVFGLLAFSAVAQFSPALIGGLYWRGGSKQGVYAGLITGFAMWAYTLLIPTVLRSLPTEFQYISENILNHGPFGINILRPEALLGFESFDPLTHGVIWSLGLNLILYIWVSRIFRPSIAEQIQAESFFYYETKPLPSQSLNNEITYSHQDVARLKVGDLITLSKRITGEEPTMRAFEQFCTQNNVELNENSSANGMWWRFTEQYLAGTIGAASARTLLTTAMVNNGLALGQVANILDQASQWQRFNQNLIMTMIDHMTQGVSVVDENMCLVAWNNQYLKLFDYPKDIVYVGCPISDLIRYNAERGECGPGSVEEHVRKRMHWMRVGSAHEFERIRKDGRVIQMRGNPIEGGGFVTTFADITAFRENEAVLEGRVRDRTQQLADALSEQQLAREQADKANMSKSRFIAAASHDLLQPMHAARLFSTALEQSVQSEEDRKTLQQLDRALHGAESMLSALLDIARLEGGTIQPKRQAYPLHDLLSDLELQFKSIAAQREIKFSVHDAQFWIDTDPQWIRRIIQNFVSNALRYTAKGKVVVGVLRSSSKPQHIRIGVWDTGPGIAEEQRIKLFQEFERCGHTSPWGEQGLGLGLAIVQRMTSMLNYPVYVYSTLGQGSCFMIEVPLVEAPKVVAAPTQAVPLKAKAFKVLCLDNDETILEGMSTLLSKWGYQVFKATEPEQAAELIQQENIQVWLVDQHLNQNKMGLDFILQHRKENVPVALITADSDPELPQRLKEQNIVLLKKPLKPASLRSWLSGLKISDS, from the coding sequence ATGAACAGTTGGCTCATTATCGGGGTGCTCGCCCTATATATCGCAATCCTCTTTATTTGTGCATTTTTCGGTGAAAAACATGCCAGTCGTCTTAGTACTCGCGGACGCATGTTATTGTTTAGTTTAACTTTAGGTGTCTATTGTTCTTCGTGGACGTTTTATGGCGCAACTGGCGCTGCAGTTCGTGAAGGTATTATTTTCTTGCCTATTTATCTTGGACCTTTGCTGTTTGTAGCACTGGGATATGACATTTGGCGACGCCTAGGACGAGTCCGTCAGAACCATGCCATTTCATCGATTGCCGACTTTGTAGCAGCACGCTACGGTAAAAGTGGGCCATTGGCTTCATTAGTCACCATTTTGGCTGTCATCGCGATTATTCCGTATTTGGCTTTACAGCTACGTGCCATCGCATTAAGTGCCGCCGTGATTTTGGAACCGACCGCAGGGATCACGAGTACCACCAATGGGGTACTTCTATTGACCGGTATTTTGGCGATCTTGGCGATGATTTTTGGTACACGGCAAATTGCCAATACTGAACAACACGGCGGTCTCATGCTCGCGGTTGCGTTTGAATCATTCGTGAAACTCTTTGCACTGCTCGCGGTTGCATGTTTCTTTATGTTCGATTCACCAGCCAATGTTGCGCAAATCTCAAATGACATTAGTACAACATTCCGAGATGTTCAGCTGTTTGGTGTGCCTGAAAGTTTCTGGATACAAACTTTGCTTGCGGCATTAGCGATCATTTGTTTACCACGCCAATTCCACGTTGCTGTGGTTGAATTGCGTGATGAAAAACATATTCGCGGGGCACGTCGCTGGTTTACTGTGTATCTGATTTTAACCACGCTCGCTATTATTCCCATCGCCAGCTGGGCTTTACATGCAGCTCCGCAGTATTTAGCCATTCCGGATGTGGCTGTTTTGTCTTTACCCCTCAGTTATAACCAAGATTGGCTTACTTTATTGGCATTCTTGGGCGGTTTTTCTGCATCCACAGGAATGCTATTGGTATCGTCCGTGGCATTGTCGATTATGCTCAGTAATGACTTAATCATGCCGGCACTTTGGCGCTTTAAATTTATTTCTCGCCATGACAAACGCTTGCCTTTAGTTCTTAAGTTTACACGCCGTATCTGTATTCTTGGTGTGATGCTCTTTGGCTTCTTGTTCTATAACTTCTTTAACGACATTAACCAGCTTTCTGTATTCGGTCTTTTGGCATTTAGTGCTGTGGCACAGTTCTCCCCTGCTCTGATTGGTGGTTTATATTGGCGTGGTGGCAGTAAGCAAGGTGTGTATGCAGGGTTAATTACCGGCTTTGCCATGTGGGCCTATACTTTGTTAATCCCAACCGTTTTGCGCAGTCTACCTACAGAATTTCAGTACATCAGTGAAAATATTCTCAATCATGGTCCATTTGGCATCAATATTTTACGTCCTGAAGCCTTACTCGGTTTTGAATCTTTTGATCCACTGACCCATGGTGTGATTTGGTCACTTGGTCTAAACCTTATTTTATATATTTGGGTATCGCGTATTTTCCGACCAAGCATTGCAGAGCAAATTCAGGCAGAAAGTTTCTTTTATTATGAAACCAAGCCTTTGCCTTCACAAAGTCTGAATAATGAGATTACTTATTCTCATCAAGATGTAGCACGTTTAAAAGTCGGTGACTTAATTACCCTTTCGAAACGTATTACTGGTGAAGAACCGACCATGCGTGCTTTTGAGCAGTTCTGCACTCAAAACAATGTAGAGCTGAATGAAAATAGCAGTGCAAACGGGATGTGGTGGCGTTTTACCGAACAGTATTTGGCAGGCACGATTGGCGCTGCTTCTGCGCGGACATTACTGACAACCGCGATGGTTAATAATGGTTTGGCACTTGGTCAGGTCGCGAATATTCTTGACCAAGCATCCCAATGGCAACGGTTTAACCAAAATCTGATTATGACCATGATCGACCACATGACCCAAGGGGTGAGTGTGGTGGATGAAAACATGTGTTTGGTTGCATGGAATAATCAATATCTTAAACTCTTCGATTATCCAAAAGACATTGTCTATGTTGGCTGTCCAATTTCAGATTTGATTCGTTATAACGCTGAACGTGGTGAATGTGGACCAGGTTCTGTCGAGGAGCATGTCCGTAAACGTATGCATTGGATGCGTGTAGGCAGTGCCCATGAGTTTGAACGTATTCGTAAAGATGGCCGTGTGATTCAGATGCGTGGGAATCCGATCGAAGGTGGCGGTTTTGTGACAACCTTTGCCGACATTACAGCGTTCCGTGAAAATGAAGCTGTGCTTGAAGGCCGTGTACGTGACCGGACACAACAGCTTGCGGATGCCCTTTCGGAGCAACAACTGGCACGTGAACAAGCTGATAAAGCCAATATGTCGAAAAGTCGATTTATTGCTGCTGCCAGTCATGACCTATTGCAGCCGATGCATGCGGCACGTCTATTTAGTACTGCGCTCGAGCAAAGTGTACAGTCTGAAGAAGACCGTAAAACCTTGCAGCAACTGGATCGTGCCTTACATGGTGCAGAAAGTATGTTGTCTGCACTGTTAGATATTGCCCGTTTAGAAGGTGGAACTATTCAACCTAAACGTCAGGCCTATCCATTACACGATTTGCTTAGCGATTTAGAATTGCAATTTAAGTCGATTGCTGCACAACGCGAGATTAAATTTAGCGTACATGATGCTCAATTCTGGATTGATACCGATCCACAATGGATTCGACGTATTATTCAAAACTTTGTCAGCAATGCCCTACGCTACACAGCTAAAGGTAAAGTGGTGGTTGGCGTATTACGCTCAAGCAGCAAGCCCCAGCATATTCGTATCGGGGTTTGGGATACAGGTCCTGGTATTGCTGAAGAACAACGCATCAAGCTATTCCAAGAGTTTGAGCGCTGTGGACATACTTCACCTTGGGGTGAACAAGGTTTAGGTCTTGGTTTAGCCATTGTGCAGCGTATGACCAGCATGTTGAATTATCCTGTTTATGTCTATTCAACACTCGGTCAAGGCTCATGCTTTATGATTGAGGTCCCTTTGGTTGAAGCTCCAAAAGTTGTGGCAGCACCAACGCAAGCTGTTCCATTAAAAGCGAAAGCCTTTAAAGTGCTGTGCTTAGATAATGACGAAACCATTTTGGAAGGAATGTCCACATTGCTCAGCAAATGGGGTTATCAAGTCTTTAAAGCAACAGAGCCCGAGCAAGCGGCTGAACTCATCCAACAGGAAAATATTCAGGTTTGGTTGGTGGATCAACATTTGAATCAAAATAAAATGGGACTGGATTTTATTTTGCAACATCGTAAAGAGAATGTGCCTGTGGCATTAATTACTGCAGATTCTGATCCTGAACTTCCTCAACGCTTAAAAGAGCAAAATATTGTCCTACTGAAAAAACCGCTTAAACCTGCTTCATTACGGTCATGGTTATCGGGTTTAAAAATTTCAGATAGCTAG